The Verrucomicrobiota bacterium nucleotide sequence TGACAAAAATCATCGGTATTACGGGTTGCCAGGGTCAGCCCATGAGAGAGTGCTGTCGCTGCAATCAGGCTGTCCATGGCAGGGAGTCGATGGCCGGCTTTTTCCGCATCGGCCTGCAGAGTTGCCCACACGCTCATTTCCTCTTCCCCTAGCGTCAGGATGCGCTCCTCAAAGGCCGGCAGCAGCTCTTCGGCAAGCCAGGCTTCCAGTTGCTGACGCTTTTTCCCACGGGGTAGCAGGAGGATCCCTTTCCGGATTTCCGCAGTGGAGATGACGCTGATAAAGCAAGAGCCGGCAGCTCGACGGGAGAGCCACTCCGCCACACAGGCGTCGGGGTTGCTCCTCGTCGCCTCGCTGAGGACATTGGTGTCGA carries:
- a CDS encoding type II toxin-antitoxin system VapC family toxin, yielding MNYLLDTNVLSEATRSNPDACVAEWLSRRAAGSCFISVISTAEIRKGILLLPRGKKRQQLEAWLAEELLPAFEERILTLGEEEMSVWATLQADAEKAGHRLPAMDSLIAATALSHGLTLATRNTDDFCHCGIPVLNPWTLKKGSA